The following are from one region of the Corylus avellana chromosome ca1, CavTom2PMs-1.0 genome:
- the LOC132191827 gene encoding uncharacterized protein LOC132191827 — translation MADSSPYTKTHFPFSERNSPIQPKPKCQGKSFTNFLCKSLFFALFLVVLPLFPSQAPEFVSQTIVAKFWELIHLLFIGIAVSYGLFGRRKVDLDIEETHSSFDTSQSYVSRMFNVSSIFEDGFENPCGSDEKRLVHSWNTQFVESEDCFESSGVEEQQKPQFSMPENGFENPYGWNSQYFQGEPMVVLAQPNYGLDELGKSASIIDNKPLGLPIRSLKSTARKLNNPEFINGSESGNSGSKGSSNSSDRSKIGGFGDLDPMNLEQKFNEASAASPIPWRSRSVRMEMREKEGAASHPSHFRPLSVDETQFESLKSQSFRSTGSFSSQNSSISPSNSISSDLLNSSMEDLGEKKSLHRPSPEASPSPPKPTNGKASLNGLHSRRYSLGSMSRKDASRRPSPEASPSPPKPTNGKASLNGLHSRHYSLGSMSRKDASRKPSPEASPSPPKPTNVKASLNGLHSRHYSIGSMSRKDDSRNSENESKEWSKGRREDPLGGEDNGTDSLKSNMNPASLTKAPTKGKSVRTIRASGLTAGAGAMKNEEILQNQIDDKSKKKLENLKEAHRRTDKTKVGLDGLMIDTSKQSLDNFSPMPKETFSKYHKKEKEEFHENVAVGFEENSDNEAGSFQVSSEAYDVSGSGSVNDAGPDSDEVDKKAGEFIAKFREQIMLQKMASIERSRGLHTGGNYFR, via the coding sequence ATGGCGGATTCGAGCCCTTACACCAAGACCCACTTCCCATTTTCAGAGCGGAACTCACCAATTCAACCAAAACCCAAATGCCAAGGTAAGTCCTTCACCAACTTCCTCTGCAAATCTCTCTTCTTTGCGCTCTTTCTCGTTGTTCTCCCGCTGTTCCCTTCACAAGCTCCCGAATTTGTCAGCCAAACCATTGTTGCCAAGTTTTGGGAGCTTATTCACCTTCTCTTCATCGGCATTGCTGTGTCTTATGGCTTGTTTGGTCGAAGAAAGGTCGATTTGGACATTGAAGAAACTCACTCGAGTTTCGATACTTCCCAGTCTTATGTGTCTAGGATGTTTAATGTTTCTTCTATTTTCGAAGATGGGTTCGAAAATCCATGTGGGTCTGATGAAAAGAGACTCGTTCATAGTTGGAATACTCAGTTTGTTGAGAGTGAGGATTGTTTTGAATCTAGTGGTGTTGAGGAACAGCAAAAACCCCAATTTTCGATGCCTGAAAATGGTTTTGAAAACCCATATGGTTGGAATTCTCAGTACTTTCAGGGTGAACCCATGGTTGTATTGGCTCAACCAAATTATGGTCTTGATGAATTGGGTAAATCTGCATCTATAATCGATAATAAGCCGTTGGGATTGCCCATTCGGAGCTTGAAATCGACGGCGAGAAAGCTAAACAATCCTGAGTTTATTAATGGAAGTGAGTCTGGGAATTCAGGTTCAAAGGGGTCATCTAATAGTTCTGATAGAAGTAAAATTGGGGGTTTTGGAGATTTAGATCCTATGAATTTGGAACAGAAATTCAATGAAGCTTCTGCAGCTTCCCCAATTCCATGGCGTTCGAGATCTGTAAGGATggaaatgagagagaaagagggggCTGCTAGCCACCCTTCACATTTTAGGCCCCTCTCGGTTGATGAAACTCAATTTGAGTCGCTCAAATCGCAGTCTTTTAGGTCCACAGGATCTTTCTCATCCCAAAATAGTTCAATCTCTCCCTCAAACTCGATTTCCTCGGATTTACTGAATTCGAGTATGGAAGATTTGGGAGAAAAAAAGAGTTTGCATAGGCCTTCTCCTGAGGCTTCACCATCACCACCAAAACCAACAAATGGCAAGGCTTCATTGAATGGATTGCATTCTCGGCGTTATAGTCTTGGTTCAATGTCTAGAAAGGATGCCTCGAGAAGGCCTTCTCCTGAGGCTTCACCATCACCACCAAAACCAACAAATGGCAAGGCTTCATTGAATGGATTGCATTCTCGGCATTATAGTCTTGGTTCAATGTCTAGAAAGGATGCCTCGAGAAAGCCTTCTCCAGAGGCTTCACCATCACCACCAAAACCAACAAATGTCAAGGCTTCATTGAATGGATTGCATTCTCGGCATTATAGTATTGGTTCAATGTCTAGAAAGGATGACTCGAGAAACTCtgaaaatgagtcaaaggaATGGAGTAAGGGTAGAAGAGAGGATCCATTGGGTGGTGAAGATAACGGGACGGATTCTTTGAAATCGAACATGAATCCGGCAAGCCTCACAAAAGCTCCGACAAAGGGAAAATCAGTGAGAACAATTAGAGCTAGTGGACTGACTGCAGGAGCCGGAGCAATGAAAAATGAAGAGATTTTGCAAAACCAAATTGATGACAAGAGCAAAAAGAAActtgaaaatttgaaagaagCACATAGGAGGACAGATAAAACAAAAGTTGGACTTGATGGTCTGATGATTGACACCAGTAAGCAAAGTCTTGATAATTTCTCTCCTATGCCAAAGGAAACATTCTCAAAGTatcacaaaaaggaaaaagaagaatttcATGAGAATGTAGCTGTAGGGTTTGAAGAAAACTCAGATAATGAGGCTGGAAGTTTTCAAGTAAGCTCGGAGGCATATGATGTCTCTGGCTCTGGCTCTGTCAATGATGCAGGACCAGACTCTGATGAGGTTGATAAGAAGGCTGGTGAGTTTATTGCCAAGTTTAGAGAGCAGATTATGCTTCAGAAAATGGCATCAATTGAAAGATCAAGAGGGCTACATACAGGTGGAAACTATTTTAGGTGA